Genomic DNA from Comamonas antarctica:
CAGCGGCGAGCGGTTGCCGCTGTCGATGCCGGCGGGCGTGGTCATGCCGTCGACCTGGGCCTGCATGCTGAAGCCGCGGCTGTAGAAGTTGCTGCCGATGCTGCCGCCGGCCAGCGCCGTCACGCCGCTCACGGCGCGCAGCGCATCGTCCACCGAGGTCACGCCGGCGTCGTCCATCTGCTCGCGCGTGATCACGGTGAGCGTCTGCGGCGTTTCGCGCGGCGACAGGTTGAGCTTGGTGCTGGCGCTGGAGCTGCGCGCCGCGTAGCTGCCGCTGCCCTCGGTGGTGCCGCCCGGCATGGCGGCGGCGCTGACGGTGACCGTGGCCAGCGTGGTGCCGGCGGCGCCGGGCACCGGCGCGGCGGCGGGGGACTTGCGCAGCACGTAGGTGGCCTGGCCTTGCTTGGCCACCTCGTAGCCGCTGCCGCGCAGCAGCTGCGCAAAGCCTTCGCTCTCGGTGTAGCGGCCCTGCAGCCCGGCACTGCGCATGCCGGCCAGCGTGGCCTGCTCATAGACCAGCTGCACGCCGCTGGCGGCGGCGTATTGTGCCAGCACGTCGGACAGCGGGCCGGCGGGAATCTGATGCGCCGTGGCGCCGGCGGCGGGTTCGGCAGCCATGGCCAGCGGCGTGGCCACCGCCATGCCGATGGCGGCACCGCCCAGGGCGGCGCGGATGGCGCCGGTCATGAGGGCCAGCGCAAAGTTTTCGTTGGGCCAGCGGCTGCGTTGTCGTTGTCGGGGTTGCATTGAATCTCGTCCTTGTGTTCCAGGTGCCGGCCTTTGCCTCTCAAAGTGCCATTGACCTGTACACCGGACGAAACCCGAAAAGTGATCACCTGCGCCGCAAAATATTTTCCGGATCCGTCGTTGCCAGCGCGGCCTCAAGCTAGCGCGGCCCCACCTAAGGCGGCCCCACCTAAGGCGGCCCCACGCTGATGGCGCCGCCGGCCTGCGGCGCGATGCGCACCGGCAGCGACTGGGCCAGCAGCTGCAGGCTGGCCTGCGTGTCCTTCAGCGACAGCGCACCCGAGACCCGCAGTTCGGCCACCGCGGGATCGCAGCGCAGCGCACCGCTGCGAAAGCGTGCCATCTCGGCCAGCACATCGGCCAGGCGCATGTCCCGGGCCAGCAGCATGCCGCGCTCCCACAGTGCGGCGCTGCGCTCCACGGCCGACGGCACGCCGATGGCCTGCGCGCTGAAATCGACGAAACCGCCTTGCTCGAGCCGCAGCATCGCGCCCTGGACGGTCTGCAGGCCGACCGCATGTTCGAACACCGCAACCCGCGTGGTGGCCGCGTCGACACGGCGCACACTGAAGCGCGTGCCCAGCGCCTGCGCCGTGCCCTCGCGGGTCTGCACCAGGAACGGCCGGTAGCGGGGCGACGGGTCGGCATGCGTCGTGACCAGGATCTCGCCCGCCAGCAGCCGCACGCGCCGCTCCTCGGCGGTGAAACGGATGGCCACCGCGCTGGCCGTGTTCAGCGTCAGCCGCGACCCGTCCGGCAGCGCGATGCTGCGCTGCTCGCCCAGGGCCGTGGCTTCGTCGGCCATCCATTCGCGCCACGACAGCTCGCGCCAGGCAAGCCAGCTGGTGGGTGCGGCCACCAGCAACGCGGCCAGGGCGCCCAGGCTGCGGCGCCGGTGCAGGCGCGGCGCCGCCGCCAGCGTCTGTTTGCAGATTTCAGGCGGCACCTGCGCAAACGTGCCCAGCATGGACTCGGCGCGGCCCCAGGCCGCGCAGTGTGCTGCGCTTTGCGCGCGCCAGCGGTCGAACGCGGCCCGGTCCTCGGCCGAAGGCTTGCGGTCGTCGTAGTGCAGGGTGATCAGCCAGTCCGCTGCCTCATCCAGCAGGATCTGGTCGGACGCAGCGCCGGCCTTCACAGCACGCCCATGCAGGCGACCAGCGCCTTGTGGATATGGCGGCGCACGGTGATCACCGGCATCGCCATCTGCGCGGAGATCTGTGCCAGCGTCAGCCCGTCGAGCTGCGCCAGCAGGAACACCTGGCGCGTGGCTGGCGCCAGGCCCGCGAGCAGGCGGTCGATCTGCAGCAGCGCCTCGATCACCTGCCATTGCGCTTCGGGCGAGGGCGCATGCGCTTCGGGCAGATGGGCCAGCGCCTCCAGATAGGCGCGCTCGAGATCGCGCCGGCGCCAGAGATCGATCACCAGGCCCTTGGCCACATGCGTCAGGAACGCGCGCGGTTCGTCGCCCACGGCGGCGCCGCGCGCAGACGCCATGAGGCGCACGAAGGTGTCATGCGCGAGATCGGCCGCATCGCCGGCATCGCCAAGGCGGCGCCGCAGCCAGGACAAGAGCCAGGGGTGGTGATCGGTGTACAGCGCTTCGATCGGGGAAGCGGCGCCGGGGAAGGCCATGCTGATGTCGCACCCTCATCCGGTGAAGGCTTAATAATTGAGAATCAGTCTCAATTATATTCAATTGTAAAGAAGCATGAAGCTGGAGTCCCGGCCGCGAATGGGGACAAGACCGGTGCGGCTAGGAACGCAGCCGCGCCAGATGGGCCTGGGCACAGGCGAGCAGCTTGCCATCGGCGCCGCGCAGGCTGGCATGGCTTGCGGCGGCGCTGCCGCCGCTGCGCACCAGATGGGCGTGCACGGCCAGCTGTTGTTCGCTTGCGGCTTCGAGATACTGCACGGCAATGTCGACCAGGGCGAACTGCGGCGCGGCGGCCTGCCGGCAGGCACTGGCCAGCAGGCCCAGCAGCACGCCGCCCTGCAGGTGGCCCACGCGATTGCTGTTGTGCCGGCCCAGCCCCACGCTCCACGCCACGCCGCCCTCGCTGCGGGGCGGCATCGGTGAATGCAAAGACCAGAACCGGTCGAGAAAGCTGGCCGCGCCATCGGCCTCGTTGGCCGCGGTGCGCGCCCATTCCCACACCGGCTGTTCATCGGGTGCCAGCGCCGCGGGCCGCAGGCCGCCGGTGAGCGTGCTCGCGGTGGGCAGCGGGTGGCTGGCGGTCTGCTGGCGGTTTTCCAAAGCCGCGAACGTGGCTTCGCCGCTGCAGACCATGGCGCCACCCGCGTCGCGGATTTCCACGCCGACAATGGCGCTGTTCATCGCCAGCTGCGCGGGCATCATCCGCACGTGCGCCGCGGCGCGCAGCCGTCCGGCTGCGGGCAGGGCGCCGAACGACAGCCGCAGCGTGAGGGTCGCGATGCGGACTTCGCGCCCCGCGTGCGCGCGCACCGCCGCCGCCATGCAGACGTCGGCCAGCACCGCCAGCGCGGCGTGGCTCACGCGGCCCGTGGCGTCGAGGCAATGGGGGCCCGCCTGCATCAGCGCGCACGCGCCGCGCTCGGCCCCGGCTGGCTCGAAGAAGATGTCCAGGAAATGCGCGGGAAACATCCATCCCGGGGTCCTCGCGGCGTGCAGGGCTTCCAGCACGCGGCGGGTGCAGGCGTCGATGGGGTCCTGCATGGTGTCAGAGCATGTCCACAGCGGCTTGCTGCTCCAGCGCCCACAGCACGCGCGCGATGTCCGCGGATTTCTGCGCGCCCAGCACCGGCACCACGAGTTCATCGTACTTGCCCTGCAGTTCGGCATCGGTCAGGGCCATGTCGGGGTCGCCCTTGCGCGTGGGCTGCAGGTACGCATGCGCCTGGCCGCCGCGCGTGTGCAGCGTGACCCGCGCGGCGCGCTGGCCGGGAAACTGCGCATCGAGTTCGGGATGCACCTTGAGTTCGACGCGGCCCATGAGCGCGCGCAGTTCGGCATCCTGCAGGCGCTCGGGCGCGAAGGCCGCGAGGCGCACGCTGCCGTGGCGCAGCGCGGTGGCCACGACGAAGGGAATGCTGAAGCGCGCCTGCGCCGCCGTGAGCGGCGCCGGGTTGCCGGCCACCGCCAGCGCCGGCGCATAGGTTTCGACGCAGACGCGTTCGATGTCCTGCCAGTCGATGCCATGGCGCTGCTGCAGCACCAGCGCGCCATCGATGGGGGCAAAGGTGTGGCCGCAGCAGGCGTGGTTCTTGAACGTCATCGCGCAGATGTTGAAGCGCTGGCCCAGATCATCCATCACCGCCTGCCACTCGGGCCCGTTGCTCATGGCCACGCCCAGGCCGCTGCCGCCTTCGAACACATCGAGCGATCCGGTCACGCCCTGGCGTGCCATTTCCGCGGCCGCCACGCCGGCCTCGGCGGCGCGCCCCGAATGCAGCGGCTTGGACATCGAATCCATCTTGAACGCCTGCTGCAGGCCCGCGGCAAAGGTGGCCACGGTGCACAGCGCATGCGTGAAGCGCAGCGCATCGAGTTGCAGCAGATAAGCCGCGGCGGCGGCCGCGCCAAACGCGCCCACGGTGCCGGTGTTGTGCCAGTACTGGTAGTGCGCGCGGCCCAGCACCTTGCCGATGCGGGTGCTGACCTCATAGCCGACGATGACCGCCTTGATCAACTCCAGGCCCGAGGCGCCTTGCTGCTGCGCGACGGCCAGCGCGGCGGAAATCGTCGGCGCGCCCGGGTGGTAGATCGCTTCCTTGAAGATGTCGTCGACTTCGGCCGTGTGCGCGGCCGTGCCGTTGATCAGCGCGGCGGTGCGCGTGGTCGCCATGCGGCCCAGCGCCAGCCGCGCCTTGCCGCGGCCCAGGTCGTCGGCATAGGCCTGCTCCAGCAGCGGCGTGGGCTCCATCACGGAGCCCGGCACCAGCGCCGCATACCAGTCGACGATGGCCCGCTTGGCGTGGTGAAGCACCTCGGGGGCTACCTCCGCGCGGTGGAATTGGGAGCCGAACTGGCCGAGTTGCTCGCTGATGTACATAGGTCGGAGAGGAGAAAAGGAGAAGGGAGGCGTCATGCCATGGCGGCAATGATGCCTGCGCGCGCGCCGCGTGGAAAAGAGCAAGAGTTCAAATTGCGGGATAAAAATTCATATCTGGACGCAAAACAGGAACATCTGTCGCGGGCTGGAAAACGCCATGATCTGGCCACTAGACGTTTTCTTGCACAGGACACCCATGGACTTCCAACTCTCCGAAGAACACCAGGCATTTGCCGACAGCGTGGCGCGCTTTGCCCAGGACAAGCTCGCGCCCGGAGCGCTCGAACGCGCCCACCAGCCGACCTGCCCCTGGGATGCGGCGCGCATGATTTCGGAGCAGGGCCTGATGGGCATCGCGTTTGCCGAAGAGGACGGCGGGCAGGGCGGCTCGCTGATGCACGCGGTGCTGGCCATCCAGCAGGTCGCGCTGGCCTGCCCGAAGAGCGCCGACCTGGTGCAGGCGGGCAACTTCGGCCCCATCCGAACGTTTGTGGAGTACGCCAGCGCCGAACAGAAGCAACGCTTCCTGCCCGATCTGCTGGCGGGAAAAAAACTCATTTCTTTGGGAATGAGCGAACCGGATGCGGGCTCGGCCGTGACCGAGCTCAAGACCAGCGCCGTGATCGAGGGCGACGAGATCGTCATCAACGGCAGCAAGGTGTTCTCGACGCACAGCCCTGAGGCCGAGCTGTTCCTGGTCTATGTGCGCTTCGGCCCGGGCGTGGGCGGCATCGGCTCGGTGCTGGTGGAGCGCGGCGCGCCGGGCTTCAGCGTGGGCCAGCCCTCGGCTTTCATGAACGGCGAGCAGTGGTCGCAGCTGTACTTCGAGAATTGCCGCATTCCCAAGGCCAATCTGCTGCTCGGCGAGGGCGGGTTCAAGAAGCAGATCTCGGGCTTCAACGTCGAGCGCCTGGGCAATGCCTCGCGTGCGCTGGCGCTGGGCCGCTACGCCTTCCAGCAGGCGCGCGAGCATGCGCTGGTGCGCAAGCAGTTCGGCCGCGAACTGTGCGAGTTCCAGGGCCTGCAGTGGAAGTTTGCCGACATGTGGATGAAACTCGAACAGGCCCAGCTGCTGCTCTACAAGGCGGCGCTCGAAGGCGAGCACGGCCTGCCCAGCGCGCAGAGCACGGCCATGGCCAAGCTGGCCTGCAATCTCGCGGGCTGGGAGGTTTCCAACGAGGCCATGCAGGTCATGGGCGGCATGGGCTTCAGCCAGGAGGCGCTGGTCGAATACTGCGTGCGCCGCACGCGCGGCTGGATGATCGCGGGCGGCTCGATAGAGATCCTCAAGAACCGCATTGCCGAAGGCGTGTTCGAGCGCAGCTTTTCGCAGCGCGCCGGCAAATAACAACGATACGGGCCCGAGAAGCCTTCCAAGGAGACAAGAATGCAACGACGTACCGGTTTGAACCTTTTGGCCGCCGCGGCCCTGGCCGCTGCCTGCACGGGCGCATGGGCGGAAACCTATCCCGGCAACAAGCCCGTGAAGATCATCGTCGGCTTCCAGGCCGGCGGCCCGACCGACGTGGTGGCGCGGCTGGTGGCCAAGGCGCTGCAAGATGAACTCAAGGGCGCGTTCATCGTCGAGAACCGCCCCGGCGCGACCAGCAACATCGCCTCGGAAATGGTCGCGGCGGCCAAGCCCGATGGCTACACGCTGCTGCTGGCGGCCGCGCCGCTGGCCATGAACAAGTTCGTGTTCCCCAAGCAGAAGTTCGATCCGCTCACCAGCTTCGAGCCGATCTCCAAGATATCCTCGGCGCCCGGCGTCTTCGCGGTAAGCCTCAAGGTGCCGGCCAAGAGCTTCAAGGAGTTCCAGGCCTATGCCAAGCAAAACCCGGGCAAGCTCACCTATGCGACCACGGGCGCGGGCGGCACCCAGCACATGGCGACGCTGCGCCTGGAGCAACTGGCCGACATCCAGATGCTGCACGTGCCCTATTCGGGCGGCTCGGGCGCGTTGAACGACCTGATCGCGGGCGTGACCGACTCGGCCTTCATGACCTCGACCGGCGCGATGCCCAATCTCGAGGCCGGCAAGGTGCGTCCGCTGGCCGTGGCCGGCCCGCAGCGCCTGCCGGGCCTGCCCAATGTGCCGACATTCGCCGAACTGGGCCTGCCGGGCATGGTGTCGGATTCGTGGAATGCGTTGCTCGCGCCGGCCGGCACGCCGCGCGATATCGTCGAGCGGCTGGCCGCGGCCGTGGCCAAGGCCGCGCGCAGCGAGGACTTCAAGAAGACGCTGATTCCGCAGGGCGCGGTGCTGATCGGCAACTCCCCGGTCGAGTTCAAGTCCGAACTGCATGCCGAAGTCGCGCACTGGACCGAACAATTCAAGAAATTCAACATCGAGAAGTAAGACATGCCGTTGACGAAGACATCCCTGCCCGAGGTGTGCCAGGCCCTGCTGTATCCGCGCAGCATCGCGCTGGTGGGCGCATCGGACGATGCGAAGAAGACCGGCGGCCGCCCGCAGCTGTTCCTGCGCCGCTCGGGCTACGCGGGCAAGGTCTATCCGATCAACCCGCGCCGCGCCGAAGTGCAGGGCGAGCCGGCCTGGCCCAGCCTGGCGGCGCTGCCCGAAGTGCCCGAGCATGTGTTCGTGCTGTCGCCCACCGACACCGTCGTCGACACCGTGCGCGAGTGCGCGCGGCTGGGCGTGAAGCTGGTCACCATCCTGGCCAGCGGCTTCTCCGAGTCGGGCGCCGAAGGCGTCGAACGCGAACGCCAACTGCAGGCCATTGCGCGCGACAGCGGTATCCGCATCCTGGGCCCCAGCAGCCTGGGCGTGGTCAATCCGCGCAACGGCCTGGTGCTGACCGCCAACGCGGCGTTTGCCGAGCCGGACATGCCCCAGGGCAAGGTGTTCGTGGCTTCGCACAGCGGCAGCATGATCGGCGCGCTGGTCTCGCGCGGCAAGGCGCGCGGCGTGGGCTTCGCAGGCCTGGTGTCCGTGGGCAGCGAGGTCGACCTGAGCGTGGGCGAGATCTGCGCCGCGACGCTCGACGACCCGGCGATCCAAGGCTACATCCTGTTCCTTGAAAGCCTGCGCCATGGCGACCAGCTGCAGGCTTTCGCGCGCGAGGCCGCGCGCCGCGGCAAGCCGGTCATCGCCTACAAGCTCGGCCGCTCCAGCGCGGCCGCGGAAATGGCCGCGACCCACACCGGCGCGCTGGCCGGCGAAGACGACATCGCCGATGCCTTCCTCAAGGACCTGGGCGTGGCCCGGGTCGAGATGCTGGAGACGCTGTTCGAGGTGTTTCCGCTGGCGCAGAAGATCCCCGCGCGGCAGTCGAAAGCCCGGCGCGTGGCCGTGGTCACGACCACGGGCGGCGGCGCGGCGATGGTGGTCGACCAGCTGGGCGTGCGCGGCATCACGGTGCAGGTGCCGTCCGAAGCCACCATCGCCAGGCTGCAGGCCGCGCAGATTCCCGGCAGCGCCGGCCGCGTGCTGGACCTGACGCTGGCGGGCACCAAATACGAAGTCATGATGAAGGCGCTGGAGATCCTGCTGGACGCGGCCGAGTTCGACATGGTGATTGCCGTCGTGGGCTCGTCCGCGCGCTTCAACCCGGACTTGGCCGTCAAGCCCATCCTCGACAGCGCCGGCCACGCCAAGCCGCTGGTCACGATGCTGGTGCCCGATGCGCCCCAGGCGCTGGCGCAGCTCACGCAAGCCGGCATTCCCTGCTTCCGCACGCCCGAAAGCTGCGCCGACGCGATTGCCGCGGTGTTTGCGCGGCGCGAGCCCGGTGTGCCGGCCACGGCCCACATGCCCGCCGCGGGTGCGACGCGTGCGTTGAGCGAAGCCCAGGCCTATGAACTGCTCGACGCCTTGCAGGTGCCGCATGCGCCCGCGGCGGTGTTCGAGCTGCAGACACAACAGCCCGGCGCCTTGCCGTTTGCTTTCCCGGTCGTGGCCAAGGTCTGTTCCGAGCACATCCCGCACAAGACCGAAGTCGGCGGCGTGGTGCTGGGAATCCAGAACGCGCAGGAACTGGCCACGGCGTTTTCAACGCTGCGCAGCAACCTCGCGCAGCGCGCGCCGGGCGTGCCCTGCAGCCAGGTGCTGGTGCAGCCGATGCGCAAGGGCCTGACCGAGGTGCTGGTGGGTTACCGCATCGACCCCGATGCCGGCCCGATCATCATGCTGGCCGCGGGCGGCATCTGGGCCGAGGTGCTGCGCGACCGCAGCATCCGCCTGGCGCCGGTGGGCCTCGAGACCGCGCGCGACATGGTGGCCGAGGTCAAGATGCTGCAGACCGTCGCCGGCCTGCGCGGCAAGGCCCGGGGCGATCTGGAGGCGCTGGCGCAGGCCATCGTCAACCTGTCGCAACTGGCGCTGCGCCCGGATCTGGGCGTGGCCGAGGCCGAGGTCAATCCGCTGATGGTGCTGCCCGAAGGCGAGGGCGTGCTGGCCGTCGATGCCCTGGTGCTCAAGCCCTTGTGACCACCGTTGTGCTGTCACCGGTGGACGCGGCCGCGCCCGCGGCAAGCCTGGCGCCGCCACTGGCCGGCCCGCGCGTGCTGCCGACGGGCAGCGGCATCGTCTGGCGCAGCTGGGGGCAGGGCGCGCCGGTCTTGCTGCTGCATGACCGGCACGGTTCGTGGAATGACTGGCGGGGCACTATCGCGCACCTGGCAGCGCGCTTCGAGGTGCATGTGGCGGACCTGCCGCTGTCCGCGCACGCGCTGGCGGCGCAGGCGCAACACTCCCAGGCCTGGGCCGACGCCCTGCGCCAGGACCTGCTGCTGCTGGGTCCCGGTCAACGCTGGCGCCTGGTGGGCCAGGGCTGGGGCAGCAGCGTGGCCGGCCTGCTGGCGCCGGCCATGCCGCAGCCGTGCGCACTGGTGCTGCTTTGGACCGCAGGCCCACGCGCCGCGGAATACGCCGATCCCGCCGCGCAATTGCTGCCGCACTGGCCGCAAGTGAACCTGCCGATGCTCATGGTCTGGAGCGAGACGGGCGACAAGCCGTTTCCCGTCCAGACCGCGCTGGCGCTGGCCGCGGCGCATGAAGAACGCGAATGGATGGTGCTGCCCGCGGCCGGCGATTGCCCGCAGCACGGCCACGAAGCAGCCCTCAACGCGGTGCTGGCCCACTGGCTGCTGTCCCATGGCTGACGCTGGCGTTGCGGCAACGCGCCGCGCGGCGCGCAAGCTCTCTAGAATTCGGGCATGAGCAAAAAGCTGCCGCCGCTGAATCCGCTGAAGGTCTTCGACGCCGTGGTGCGCACCCAGAACCTGACCAAGGCGGCGCAGGAGCTGCGCATCAGCCAGTCGGCGGTCAGCAAGCAGCTCAACGTCCTGCAGACCTATCTGGGCGTGGAGCTGTTTCGCCGCGAGCGCCACGGCATCAGCCTCACGCATGCGGGCCAGCGCTATGCCGAGGCGGTGACGCCGGCCTTCGAGCGGCTGTCGCAGGCCACCGAGGATTTGATGCGTGCGGGCTCCGACAACACGCTGCGCATCCAGACCTACACCACCTTTGCCGCCAAGTGGCTCATTCCGCGGCTGTCCGACTTCAACAGCCGGCACCCCGAGATCACCGTCAAGATCACCAATTCGGTCGCCAATGTCGACTTCGACCGCGATGACGTCGACCTGGCCATACAGATGGGCAATGGCGCCTGGGCGCGGCAAGACAGCGACTTTTTGTTCGAGGACATCATCGAGCCGGTCTGCGGCCCCGAATTCCTGCGCCAGCACGCGCCCGATGCGCGCTATCCGCAGGCCTTGCTGCGGGTGCGGCTGCTGGTGTCGCATTTCCGCCGCCATGACTGGAGCACCTGGGCGCGGCTGTGCCGCTACGGCGACGAGATCGCGCAGACCGAGCAGATGCGCTTCAGCAGTTCGATCCTCACCTGGCAGGCGGCCGCGGACAACCTGGGCATCGCCATCGGCCAGACCGCGCTGCTGGGCGATGACCTGAAAAAGCACAAGCTGGTCGCGCCCTTCAATCTGCCCGTCAAGACCGGCCTGTCGTACTACCTGGTGCGGCCCCAGCTGCAGCGGCATTCGCGCAAGGTGGAGATCTTCAGAAGCTGGATCGCGGGCCAGCTGGAACTGTTGCAGGAGCCGACGCCGTCCTGAGCCTCACGCGATGCGGTGGATGTGCGCGCCGGGAAGGTCCAGCGCCGCGAAGCGCGCACAGACCTCGGGGTCGTGCCCGGGAATGATGTGCTGCGCGCTGTCCGCGAGCGCGCGGATCAGCGCATAGCCGGCCAGCATCTCGGCCTTGTCGTGGATCGCCGGAAACGGATTTTCCTTCTCCAGGTTCTCGTAGTAATGCGCCGCGTCCGAGGCCAGCACCACCCAGCCGCGGGCCGTCATCACGCGCACCACCTGCAGGCCGGCGGTATGGCCGCCGACGCGGTGGAACTCGATGCCCGGCGCGAACGCCTGCATGCCATCGACCAGCCGGACCTGGCCCTGGTACAGGCGCCTGAGCACCACGCCGATGTCGTCGAGCGCAAAGAAATGGTTTTGCGCCGGATCGCACATGCAGCGTCCGGTGGCATAGGCCAGCTCGCGCTCCTGCAGCCAGATCCTGGCGCCCGGGAACTGGT
This window encodes:
- a CDS encoding acyl-CoA dehydrogenase family protein yields the protein MDFQLSEEHQAFADSVARFAQDKLAPGALERAHQPTCPWDAARMISEQGLMGIAFAEEDGGQGGSLMHAVLAIQQVALACPKSADLVQAGNFGPIRTFVEYASAEQKQRFLPDLLAGKKLISLGMSEPDAGSAVTELKTSAVIEGDEIVINGSKVFSTHSPEAELFLVYVRFGPGVGGIGSVLVERGAPGFSVGQPSAFMNGEQWSQLYFENCRIPKANLLLGEGGFKKQISGFNVERLGNASRALALGRYAFQQAREHALVRKQFGRELCEFQGLQWKFADMWMKLEQAQLLLYKAALEGEHGLPSAQSTAMAKLACNLAGWEVSNEAMQVMGGMGFSQEALVEYCVRRTRGWMIAGGSIEILKNRIAEGVFERSFSQRAGK
- a CDS encoding LysR substrate-binding domain-containing protein; this encodes MSKKLPPLNPLKVFDAVVRTQNLTKAAQELRISQSAVSKQLNVLQTYLGVELFRRERHGISLTHAGQRYAEAVTPAFERLSQATEDLMRAGSDNTLRIQTYTTFAAKWLIPRLSDFNSRHPEITVKITNSVANVDFDRDDVDLAIQMGNGAWARQDSDFLFEDIIEPVCGPEFLRQHAPDARYPQALLRVRLLVSHFRRHDWSTWARLCRYGDEIAQTEQMRFSSSILTWQAAADNLGIAIGQTALLGDDLKKHKLVAPFNLPVKTGLSYYLVRPQLQRHSRKVEIFRSWIAGQLELLQEPTPS
- a CDS encoding Bug family tripartite tricarboxylate transporter substrate binding protein, yielding MQRRTGLNLLAAAALAAACTGAWAETYPGNKPVKIIVGFQAGGPTDVVARLVAKALQDELKGAFIVENRPGATSNIASEMVAAAKPDGYTLLLAAAPLAMNKFVFPKQKFDPLTSFEPISKISSAPGVFAVSLKVPAKSFKEFQAYAKQNPGKLTYATTGAGGTQHMATLRLEQLADIQMLHVPYSGGSGALNDLIAGVTDSAFMTSTGAMPNLEAGKVRPLAVAGPQRLPGLPNVPTFAELGLPGMVSDSWNALLAPAGTPRDIVERLAAAVAKAARSEDFKKTLIPQGAVLIGNSPVEFKSELHAEVAHWTEQFKKFNIEK
- a CDS encoding alpha/beta fold hydrolase; the encoded protein is MTTVVLSPVDAAAPAASLAPPLAGPRVLPTGSGIVWRSWGQGAPVLLLHDRHGSWNDWRGTIAHLAARFEVHVADLPLSAHALAAQAQHSQAWADALRQDLLLLGPGQRWRLVGQGWGSSVAGLLAPAMPQPCALVLLWTAGPRAAEYADPAAQLLPHWPQVNLPMLMVWSETGDKPFPVQTALALAAAHEEREWMVLPAAGDCPQHGHEAALNAVLAHWLLSHG
- a CDS encoding acetate--CoA ligase family protein, with product MPLTKTSLPEVCQALLYPRSIALVGASDDAKKTGGRPQLFLRRSGYAGKVYPINPRRAEVQGEPAWPSLAALPEVPEHVFVLSPTDTVVDTVRECARLGVKLVTILASGFSESGAEGVERERQLQAIARDSGIRILGPSSLGVVNPRNGLVLTANAAFAEPDMPQGKVFVASHSGSMIGALVSRGKARGVGFAGLVSVGSEVDLSVGEICAATLDDPAIQGYILFLESLRHGDQLQAFAREAARRGKPVIAYKLGRSSAAAEMAATHTGALAGEDDIADAFLKDLGVARVEMLETLFEVFPLAQKIPARQSKARRVAVVTTTGGGAAMVVDQLGVRGITVQVPSEATIARLQAAQIPGSAGRVLDLTLAGTKYEVMMKALEILLDAAEFDMVIAVVGSSARFNPDLAVKPILDSAGHAKPLVTMLVPDAPQALAQLTQAGIPCFRTPESCADAIAAVFARREPGVPATAHMPAAGATRALSEAQAYELLDALQVPHAPAAVFELQTQQPGALPFAFPVVAKVCSEHIPHKTEVGGVVLGIQNAQELATAFSTLRSNLAQRAPGVPCSQVLVQPMRKGLTEVLVGYRIDPDAGPIIMLAAGGIWAEVLRDRSIRLAPVGLETARDMVAEVKMLQTVAGLRGKARGDLEALAQAIVNLSQLALRPDLGVAEAEVNPLMVLPEGEGVLAVDALVLKPL
- a CDS encoding sigma-70 family RNA polymerase sigma factor, producing MAFPGAASPIEALYTDHHPWLLSWLRRRLGDAGDAADLAHDTFVRLMASARGAAVGDEPRAFLTHVAKGLVIDLWRRRDLERAYLEALAHLPEAHAPSPEAQWQVIEALLQIDRLLAGLAPATRQVFLLAQLDGLTLAQISAQMAMPVITVRRHIHKALVACMGVL
- a CDS encoding N-acyl homoserine lactonase family protein, producing MIATPQTHVPAHEVYAIKYASVGRARQSNFLEPVDGDPQAVMPLDFFVWLVRGAGQLLLVDTGFSQVSAIARQRAFLQEPLAALAALGIGAHDVRDVAITHLHYDHAGNVHQFPGARIWLQERELAYATGRCMCDPAQNHFFALDDIGVVLRRLYQGQVRLVDGMQAFAPGIEFHRVGGHTAGLQVVRVMTARGWVVLASDAAHYYENLEKENPFPAIHDKAEMLAGYALIRALADSAQHIIPGHDPEVCARFAALDLPGAHIHRIA
- a CDS encoding FecR domain-containing protein; its protein translation is MKAGAASDQILLDEAADWLITLHYDDRKPSAEDRAAFDRWRAQSAAHCAAWGRAESMLGTFAQVPPEICKQTLAAAPRLHRRRSLGALAALLVAAPTSWLAWRELSWREWMADEATALGEQRSIALPDGSRLTLNTASAVAIRFTAEERRVRLLAGEILVTTHADPSPRYRPFLVQTREGTAQALGTRFSVRRVDAATTRVAVFEHAVGLQTVQGAMLRLEQGGFVDFSAQAIGVPSAVERSAALWERGMLLARDMRLADVLAEMARFRSGALRCDPAVAELRVSGALSLKDTQASLQLLAQSLPVRIAPQAGGAISVGPP
- a CDS encoding MmgE/PrpD family protein, whose translation is MYISEQLGQFGSQFHRAEVAPEVLHHAKRAIVDWYAALVPGSVMEPTPLLEQAYADDLGRGKARLALGRMATTRTAALINGTAAHTAEVDDIFKEAIYHPGAPTISAALAVAQQQGASGLELIKAVIVGYEVSTRIGKVLGRAHYQYWHNTGTVGAFGAAAAAAYLLQLDALRFTHALCTVATFAAGLQQAFKMDSMSKPLHSGRAAEAGVAAAEMARQGVTGSLDVFEGGSGLGVAMSNGPEWQAVMDDLGQRFNICAMTFKNHACCGHTFAPIDGALVLQQRHGIDWQDIERVCVETYAPALAVAGNPAPLTAAQARFSIPFVVATALRHGSVRLAAFAPERLQDAELRALMGRVELKVHPELDAQFPGQRAARVTLHTRGGQAHAYLQPTRKGDPDMALTDAELQGKYDELVVPVLGAQKSADIARVLWALEQQAAVDML
- a CDS encoding acyl-CoA thioesterase domain-containing protein, whose translation is MQDPIDACTRRVLEALHAARTPGWMFPAHFLDIFFEPAGAERGACALMQAGPHCLDATGRVSHAALAVLADVCMAAAVRAHAGREVRIATLTLRLSFGALPAAGRLRAAAHVRMMPAQLAMNSAIVGVEIRDAGGAMVCSGEATFAALENRQQTASHPLPTASTLTGGLRPAALAPDEQPVWEWARTAANEADGAASFLDRFWSLHSPMPPRSEGGVAWSVGLGRHNSNRVGHLQGGVLLGLLASACRQAAAPQFALVDIAVQYLEAASEQQLAVHAHLVRSGGSAAASHASLRGADGKLLACAQAHLARLRS